In a genomic window of Lycium ferocissimum isolate CSIRO_LF1 chromosome 9, AGI_CSIRO_Lferr_CH_V1, whole genome shotgun sequence:
- the LOC132031046 gene encoding myb family transcription factor EFM-like, whose translation MNMSTSELSLECKPHQSYSMLLKSFGEKIDQTQNLEEFLARLEEERVKIDAFKRELPLCMQLLTNAMEASRQQLQSHRENNESHRPVLEEFIPLKNINASGELGAEKLVENNTVAVDNKANWMTSAQLWSPASDQETKQVQISTSLTSFNKENDHMGFSVGPKLALDNNSSCPSPTLALASSNKQNNEILVEDHSKNLEAMNINNGSCMNIQQDSQSIINGGGNNSTSTSTQQPHRKARRCWSPDLHRRFVNALQMLGGSQVATPKQIRELMKVDGLTNDEVKSHLQKYRLHTRRPGPSPQATTPPPHLVVLGGIWVPPEYAAAAAHGGAPPAATFYGPHSTSHAPSPHYIAAPQAVTQEFYSTPQPLQSLHHLQHHQQLYHHGSHMFKPPSKSHSHGSPESGARGTGHHGDRSSESIEDGKSESCSSENGGERKVVVQNF comes from the exons ATGAATATGTCAACTTCAGAACTAAGCCTTGAATGCAAACCCCATCAAAGTTACTCTATGCTTCTAAAAtcatttggggagaaaattgaTCAAACACAAAATCTTGAAGAATTCTTAGCTCgtcttgaagaagaaagagtcAAAATTGATGCATTCAAGCGTGAACTTCCCCTTTGCATGCAACTCTTAACCAATG CTATGGAAGCTTCAAGGCAACAACTCCAATCCCATAGGGAAAATAATGAATCACACAGACCAGTTCTTGAAGAATTCATTCCACTTAAGAATATTAATGCAAGTGGTGAATTGGGAGCAGAAAAATTAGTAGAAAATAACACAGTTGCTGTTGATAATAAGGCAAATTGGATGACTTCTGCACAATTATGGAGTCCAGCAAGTGATCAAGAAACAAAGCAAGTACAAATATCCACTAGTTTAACATCTTTTAACAAAGAAAATGATCATATGGGCTTTTCTGTTGGTCCAAAATTAGCCTTGGACAACAATTCTTCATGTCCAAGCCCAACACTAGCACTTGCTTCATCTAACAAACAGAATAATGAGATATTAGTGGAGGATCATAGCAAGAATTTGGAAGCAATGAATATTAATAATGGAAGTTGTATGAATATTCAGCAAGATTCTCAAAGCATTATCAATGGAGGTGGCAACAACAGTACAAGTACAAGTACTCAACAACCACATAGAAAGGCAAGAAGATGTTGGTCCCCTGATTTGCATAGGCGTTTTGTTAATGCTCTTCAAATGCTAGGTGGCTCTCAAG TGGCCACACCAAAACAAATCAGAGAGTTGATGAAGGTTGATGGATTGACCAATGATGAAGTTAAAAGCCATTTGCAG AAATATAGACTTCACACCCGAAGACCAGGTCCAAGCCCACAAGCAACAACACCACCACCCCACTTGGTGGTTTTAGGTGGCATATGGGTCCCACCAGAGTACGCGGCCGCAGCCGCACACGGTGGTGCACCACCTGCAGCCACCTTTTATGGTCCACATTCAACTAGCCATGCACCATCACCACACTATATTGCTGCCCCACAAGCCGTGACACAAGAGTTCTACAGTACACCACAACCATTACAATCGCTCCACCACCTCCAGCATCACCAACAATTGTACCATCACGGCAGCCACATGTTCAAGCCACCCTCAAAATCACATTCGCATGGCTCGCCTGAATCTGGCGCTCGAGGAACCGGTCATCACGGTGACCGATCATCGGAGAGTATCGAAGATGGAAAGTCAGAGAGTTGTAGTAGTGAAAATGGTGGAGAGAGAAAGGTTGTAGTACaaaatttttag